One Prunus dulcis chromosome 8, ALMONDv2, whole genome shotgun sequence DNA window includes the following coding sequences:
- the LOC117638860 gene encoding S-protein homolog 24-like, giving the protein MKPFFSHFILLLAISTLVMSQDSCTVGLGPQSGNYHVEIRNHLSHDTILKVRCKSGGGDLGDHWIVNGQRFTVGFHNDKCVSTEYWCKLSWGSKSSHGGNYRFFSCEESFLKFCNFQDCSWKVRDDGIYLHDMHGLKDVKYYDWES; this is encoded by the coding sequence ATGAAACCCTTCTTTAGCCACTTCATTTTGTTGCTTGCAATTTCAACACTTGTCATGTCTCAAGATTCCTGTACTGTTGGTCTTGGTCCTCAGTCTGGCAACTACCATGTGGAAATTCGAAACCACTTGAGCCATGACACCATTTTGAAGGTGCGCTGCAAGTCTGGTGGTGGAGATCTGGGTGACCATTGGATTGTAAATGGGCAGCGTTTCACTGTTGGTTTCCACAATGACAAATGTGTCTCGACCGAATACTGGTGCAAGCTAAGTTGGGGTTCCAAATCCAGCCATGGCGGCAACTATCGCTTCTTCAGCTGTGAAGAATCGTTTCTCAAGTTCTGTAATTTCCAGGACTGCAGTTGGAAGGTTAGGGATGATGGGATATATTTGCATGACATGCATGGACTAAAAGATGTGAAATATTATGACTGGGAGAGCTAA
- the LOC117638633 gene encoding S-protein homolog 1-like, which translates to MRAFKGYVVFFVCVAILALSAPCLGSPVGIRYNTWHVHVVNNLSAGKTLFAHCKSKDDDLGERNLAPGTEFNWSFKENFFGTTLYWCYMSTDQKHAALDVFWVEGDHSWLQYRCNWKDCIWIAKDDGIYIKIIPENRDEFSHKWEV; encoded by the coding sequence ATGAGAGCTTTCAAAGGATATGTGGTTTTCTTCGTCTGTGTAGCAATATTAGCCCTCAGTGCCCCATGTCTTGGAAGCCCTGTGGGAATTCGTTATAATACATGGCATGTGCACGTGGTTAACAACTTGAGCGCCGGAAAAACATTGTTTGCGCATTGTAAATCCAAAGACGACGATCTAGGCGAGCGAAACCTTGCACCGGGGACTGAGTTCAATTGGAGTTTCAAAGAGAATTTCTTTGGAACGACGTTGTATTGGTGCTACATGAGCACGGACCAGAAGCATGCAGCATTGGATGTGTTTTGGGTGGAGGGTGACCATAGTTGGCTTCAGTATAGATGCAATTGGAAAGATTGCATTTGGATTGCGAAAGATGATGGGATTTACATAAAGATTATTCCTGAAAATCGTGATGAGTTTTCTCATAAATGGGAGGTGTAG
- the LOC117637009 gene encoding zinc finger HIT domain-containing protein 3 isoform X1, which translates to MGPRLCQVCNEAQSKYKCPSCLAPYCSVACFKKHKENPCALPVSSLENSPTTGPESRVDRPLTVEEPSEVLQRLQLEAVASSSEICSALKDENLQKLILNIDCSPDAEKVSGDIYFNQDQRTGESYGCGCVSDIYGQDPIYPWLITTSTS; encoded by the exons ATGGGTCCTCGACTGTGCCAAGTCTGCAACGAAGCACAATCCAAGTACAAGTGCCCCTCATGCCTTGCGCCTTA TTGTTCTGTAGCCTGTTTCAAGAAACACAAGG AAAACCCATGTGCTTTGCCAGTGTCTTCCTTGGAAAATTCACCAA CCACAGGTCCGGAATCACGGGTAGATAGGCCATTAACTGTTGAGGAACCGAGTGAAGTGCTGCAAAGGCTGCAACTAGAGGCTGTAG CTTCTTCCAGTGAAATTTGCAGTGCTTTGAAAGATGAAAACCTTCAGAAGCTCATTCTAAATATAGATTGTTCACCAGATGCAGAGAAAGTGAGTGGGGACATTTACTTCAATCAAGACCAAA GAACTGGAGAAAGCTATGGGTGTGGATGTGTTTCGGATATTTACGGACAAG ATCCTATCTACCCTTGGCTCATAACTACAAGCACTTCGTGA
- the LOC117637009 gene encoding zinc finger HIT domain-containing protein 3 isoform X2: MGPRLCQVCNEAQSKYKCPSCLAPYCSVACFKKHKENPCALPVSSLENSPTTGPESRVDRPLTVEEPSEVLQRLQLEAVASSSEICSALKDENLQKLILNIDCSPDAEKELEKAMGVDVFRIFTDKILSTLGS, translated from the exons ATGGGTCCTCGACTGTGCCAAGTCTGCAACGAAGCACAATCCAAGTACAAGTGCCCCTCATGCCTTGCGCCTTA TTGTTCTGTAGCCTGTTTCAAGAAACACAAGG AAAACCCATGTGCTTTGCCAGTGTCTTCCTTGGAAAATTCACCAA CCACAGGTCCGGAATCACGGGTAGATAGGCCATTAACTGTTGAGGAACCGAGTGAAGTGCTGCAAAGGCTGCAACTAGAGGCTGTAG CTTCTTCCAGTGAAATTTGCAGTGCTTTGAAAGATGAAAACCTTCAGAAGCTCATTCTAAATATAGATTGTTCACCAGATGCAGAGAAA GAACTGGAGAAAGCTATGGGTGTGGATGTGTTTCGGATATTTACGGACAAG ATCCTATCTACCCTTGGCTCATAA
- the LOC117638634 gene encoding S-protein homolog 1-like: protein MTIFPFSFKPNYVVFFVFAAIFLAALALPYHANSANQTNLGYPINKWVVHVVNQMGASKTLVAHCKSKDDDLGIRDVLPGNEFNWSFKENFGGTTLFWCNIHNNHQHANFQVFWHEDESKSSWLHYRCNWKECFWVAKDDGIYIRNTPEGRDELQHQWEPGW, encoded by the coding sequence ATGACTATATTTCCTTTCAGCTTCAAACCCAATTACGtggttttctttgtgtttgctGCAATATTTTTAGCAGCCTTGGCTCTTCCATATCATGCAAACTCAGCTAATCAGACCAACTTGGGTTATCCGATAAATAAATGGGTTGTTCATGTTGTTAATCAAATGGGGGCTTCAAAAACGTTGGTAGCTCATTGTAAATCCAAGGACGACGATCTGGGAATCCGTGACGTTCTGCCCGGGAATGAGTTCAACTGGAGTTTCAAAGAGAACTTCGGTGGAACAACGCTTTTCTGGTGCAACATCCACAACAACCATCAACACGCTAATTTTCAGGTGTTTTGGCATGAGGATGAGTCTAAGAGCAGTTGGCTTCACTACAGATGCAACTGGAAAGAGTGCTTTTGGGTTGCTAAAGATGATGGGATTTATATCAGAAACACTCCTGAAGGCCGTGACGAGCTTCAGCATCAATGGGAACCAGGgtggtaa
- the LOC117636757 gene encoding 26S proteasome regulatory subunit 4 homolog B, which yields MGQGTPGGLNRQGLPGDRKPDGNDKKEKKFEPAAPPARVGRKQRKQKGPEAAARLPTVTPLTKCKLRLLKLDRIKDYLLMEEEFVTNQERLKPQEEKAEEDRSKVDDLRGSPMSVGNLEELIDENHAIVSSSVGPEYYVGILSFVDKDQLEPGCAILMHNKVLSVVGLLQDEVDPMVSVMKVEKAPLESYADIGGLDAQIQEIKEAVELPLTHPELYEDIGIRPPKGVILYGEPGTGKTLLAKAVANSTSATFLRVVGSELIQKYLGDGPKLVRELFRVADDLSPSIVFIDEIDAVGTKRYDAHSGGEREIQRTMLELLNQLDGFDSRGDVKVILATNRIESLDPALLRPGRIDRKIEFPLPDIKTRRRIFQIHTSRMTLADDVNLEEFVMTKDEFSGSDITAICTEAGLLAFRERRMKVTHIDFKKAKEKVMFKKKEGGPEGLYM from the exons ATGGGTCAGGGAACTCCGGGCGGGTTGAACCGGCAAGGCCTACCGGGCGACCGAAAGCCCGACGGGAACGataagaaggagaagaagttCGAGCCGGCGGCTCCGCCGGCCCGAGTCGGTCGAAAGCAGCGCAAGCAGAAGGGTCCGGAGGCTGCGGCTCGGCTTCCGACCGTGACGCCGCTGACCAAGTGCAAGCTTCGGCTGCTGAAGCTGGATAGAATCAAGGACTATCTGCTTATGGAGGAAGAGTTCGTGACGAACCAGGAGCGGCTCAAGCCGCAGGAAGAGAAAGCCGAGGAGGATAGATCTAAGGTCGACGATCTCCGAGGCTCGCCGATGAGCGTTGGGAATCTAGAGGAGCTAATTGACGAGAACCATGCGATTGTTTCGTCTTCGGTTGGGCCTGAGTACTATGTTGGGATTTTATCCTTTGTAGATAAGGACCAGCTCGAGCCTGGTTGTGCCATTTTGATGCATAATAAG GTGCTTTCTGTTGTCGGGCTTCTTCAAGATGAAGTTGATCCAATGGTGTCTGTCATGAAAGTTGAGAAAGCTCCACTGGAGTCTTATGCTGACATCGGTGGATTAGATGCCCAAATACAGGAGATTAAAGAAGCAGTTGAGCTCCCACTGACGCATCCGGAACTATATGAAGACATTGGTATCAGGCCTCCTAAGGGAGTCATATTGTATGGAGAGCCTGGAACTGGCAAGACCTTGCTTGCAAAG GCAGTGGCAAACTCAACATCTGCAACTTTCTTACGTGTTGTTGGTAGTGAGTTGATTCAGAAGTACTTGGGAGATGGTCCAAAATTAGTGAGGGAACTCTTTAGGGTTGCTGATGACCTCTCACCCTCCATTGTCTTCATCGATGAAATTGATGCTGTTGGTACAAAGAG GTATGATGCCCATTCAGGTGGTGAACGTGAAATTCAGAGGACCATGTTGGAGTTACTGAACCAGTTAGATGGTTTTGATTCAAGAGGAGATGTCAAGGTGATATTGGCAACAAATAGAATTGAGAGTCTTGACCCAGCCTTGCTTCGTCCTGGCCGAATAGATAGGAAGATTGAATTTCCTCTTCCTGATATCAAAACAAGGAGGCGCATCTTCCAG ATTCACACATCCAGGATGACGTTGGCTGATGATGTCAACTTAGAAGAATTTGTTATGACCAAGGATGAGTTCTCTGGGTCTGATATAACGGCAATATGTACTGAAGCTGGTTTGCTTGCTTTTAGAGAGCGCCGTATGAAG GTGACACATATAGACTTCAAGAAGGCAAAGGAAAAGGTGATgttcaagaagaaagaaggggGTCCAGAAGGGCTATATATGTGA